GTGTTTTGTTCTGGCTTTCTCAATAATTTGTTTTACGAGACTTGCATCAGAAGCTTTGCTTTTCCCATCAGCAAGCAACTGAAAAATTAACTGGTCATCAATAAATGCATCACTGGTTCTTTGCGTGTTATCAATCATTTGATAATCCCTCCTTGAAATGTTGTTTCTTGGTGAGGGCAGACTTGACTGTGACACCGGAGAGATTTCCTAGTTTCCCAGTAAAGGCACCTACTTCATCGGTAGTTCCCTCAATGATGAGAGCGATTAAGCCTATTTTTTCTTCGTGTTTTGGAACCCCTATCCGGCCAATAATTAAATAGCTGTATTGGCTAATAATTTGATTGACATCATATGCAGTTTCGTTAGGGTTTTCAAGTACGATTCCTATGACTCCAAATCTTTTCATAGTGCCTCCTAAAATCTTTCCTAATGCGCAGGTTGTATACCCTTGCGTCAGAATGCTAAACAAATCCTTAAAACGATAACTATTATTGCTGAATAATTGTCGTTTATCAGATACCTTTATTATACAGCACAAAAAAAAATTTGTTAAGTTAAAGAAGTAGGCGATTATATTTTATGGAGTGGCAGGATTATAAAAATTTATAGAGAAATATAAAATGTTAAACGATTGTAATGTTGTAAACTGATAGTGAACTATTCTTTTTAGAGAGTAGTTAAAATTGCAATGGTTGTTAAGTAATTCTTACAATTCGTGAGATAGAACATATAGAATAGGAGATAATTTATGAAAAGTGATGCAGTAAAAAAAGGGTCAACACGGTCGGCGCACCGGTCGTTATTCTATGCAATGGGATATGGTCCGGAAGATCTAAATAAACCATTAATTGGTGTAGTGAATTCTTTTAATGAAATTATTCCTGGACATATTCATTTGAGAACAATTGCTGAAGCGGTGAAACTTGGTGTTGCAGCAGCAGGCGGAACACCGATAGAATTTCCGGCGATAGGTGTTTGCGATGGGATTGCAATGGGACATGAAGGGATGAAATATTCTTTGGCAAGTCGTGAGTTAATTGCTGATTCAATAGAGGCTGTAGCAAAAGCACATGCATTTGATGGTTTAGTATTGATTCCGAACTGCGATAAAGTTGTACCAGGAATGATTATGGCAGCAGCTAGACTTAATATTCCTTGTATAGTTGTTAGTGGTGGTCCAATGTTAGCCGGACGTTATCAAGGAAAAGATGCAAGTGTAAGCAATGCGTTTGAAGCGGCAGGGAAATTTGAAGCTGGAAAAATGAGTGAAGATGAACTTGCTGATTTAGAAAAAAGTGTTTGTCCCGGATGTGGATCTTGTGCTGGATTATTTACAGCAAATACAATGAACTCATTAACTGAAGCACTTGGGTTAGGGCTTCCTGGCAATGGAACAATTCCAGCGGCATATTTTGGACAACGTAGAATGCTTGCGAAAAAAGCTGGAGAAACAATTCTTCATTTAGTAAAAGAAGATATAAAACCTAAAGATATATTAACAAAAAAAGCATTTGAAAATGCCATTGCAGTTGATATGGGGATTGGTGGCTCTTCCAATACGGTACTTCATCTAACAGCGATTGCACATGAAGCGGGAATAGATCTTCCATTATCTTTATTTGATGAAATCAGCGCTAAAACACCTTATATTACTAAATTAAGTCCTGGTGGAACGCATCATATGCAGGATTTGAATGAGGCAGGTGGAATTAATGCTGTTTTAAAAGAGTTATCAAAACGCAATATTATTCATTTAGATGCACTTACAGTTACGGGAACAATGGAAGAAAGAATAAAATATGCAGAAATTGTTCGTCAAGATGTCATTAAAACAGTAGAAGCACCGTATCGTAATAAAGGTGGTATTGCAATTTTACAAGGGAATCTTGCACCGGATTGTGCTGTAGTAAAAGAAAGTGCTGTTACAGAAGATATGTTAGTGTATCAAGGAACTGCAAAATGTTTTGATTCGGAAGAAGCGGCAATTGATGCAATTGTCGGTGGGAAAATTAAAGACGGAGATGTCGTTGTAATTCGTTATGAAGGACCACAAGGTGGCCCAGGGATGAGAGAAATGCTAAATCCAACTGCTGTAATTACAGGAATGGGATTGAAGGTTGCCTTGATTACAGATGGTCGCTTTAGTGGTGCTACACGTGGTGCCTGCATAGGGCACGTATCTCCAGAAGCGATGGTTGGTGGACCAATTGCGCTTATACAAGATGGAGATAAAATAGATATTGATATTCCAAATCGCAAATTAAATTTAATAGTTAGTGATGAGGTCATGGCAAAACGTAAAGCAGCTTGGGTACAACCTCCACGTAAAATTACAAAAGGCTATTTATCACGTTATGCACGTCTTGCAGGTTCTGCTAGCATTGGTGCAGTTTTAGAATAGATTTAATCAATAAAGAGCATTGTGAATTTAAATTTTGCAATGCTCTTTTTATTTATATCTTAAATAATTAGTATTTGTCAGCTGAAAAAAAATAAGGTAGAATTTAAAGGGTTATTTGAGAGGAAGTTTGTAATATTTATATATTGAAATTAGGTTGGTGAAGAATGATGAGAGAAATATGGTCAGATTTACAAAATGGTACAGATATTCGTGGGATTGCAATTGAAGCACCAGGAAAAACAGTGAATTTAACGTCAGAAAAGGCAAAATATATCGCAATAGGTTTTGTGCATTGGATAAGCAAAACAAGCAAAAAAGAAATTGGTCAATTGAAGATTGCAGTAGGTATGGATTCAAGATTATCAGGTCCGGAAATTAAAGCTGCATTTATTGAAGGTGTAAAGAGTCAAGGATGTACAATTTATGATTGTCATATGGCAACAACACCTGCAATGTTTATGAGTACAGTTATGGATGCATATCAATGTGATGGTTCAGTTATGATTACAGCAAGTCATTTGCCATATTATTACAATGGATTAAAGTTTTTCACAAAAGATGGTGGCTGTGAAAAAGAAGATATTAAAGCAATTCTTGAATTGGCTTCAAAAACAGAAGTTGGTGAAAAAACTGAGAAGGCTGTAGTAAAAAGTGTGAATTTAATTGGTGATTATGCAAATTTACTTGTGAATATTATTCGGAAAGGTGTAAATTCTAAAACCAATTATGATCGGCCTTTAACTGGATGTAAAATTATTGTAGATGCAGGGAATGGTGCCGGAGGATTTTTTGCGGCTCAAGTTTTAGAAAAGCTAGGGGCAAACACAGAAGGAAGTCAATTTTTAGATCCTGATGGGAATTTTCCAAACCACGTACCAAATCCAGAGAATAATGAAGCTATTGAATCAATCAAAAAAGCGGTATTAGATACTAAAGCTGATTTAGGGATTATTTTTGATACGGATGTAGATAGGGCAGCAGTAGTAAGTTCTGATGGTGTAGAAGTTAATAAAAATGCTCTTATAGCGCTTATTTCCTCTATTATATTAGAAGAACATCCAAAATCTACAATTGTTACAGATTCGGTTACTTCTATTGGTTTAGCTGAGTTTATTGATAGTTTAGGCGGCATACATCATCGCTTTAAACGCGGTTACAAAAATGTTATTAATGAATCAAAAAGATTGAATCAAGAAGGGATTGCATCTTATTTAGCGATTGAAACCTCTGGACATGCAGCGTTAAAAGAAAATTATTTTCTAGATGATGGTGCTTATTTAATTGCAAAAATTTTAATTAAAATGGCATTATTAAATGAAGCAGGCAAATCTATTCAAAGTCTAATTACGAAACTAAAAACTCCGGTCGAAAGTTTGGATTTTAGAATTGGTATCAAAAAGACAGAGTTTAAACCTTATGGATTTATGGTTCTAGATGAATTAGCTACTTTTGTTACAAAGGTAGAAGGATGGAGTTTAGTACCCAATAATTATGAAGGTGTAAGAGTTAATGTAGGTGAAAATTGTGGTGATGGTTGGTTCTTGCTTCGTATGTCATTGCATGAACCTGTACTGGCGTTAAATGTAGAATCTGACGTAGCTGGGGGTATTCAAATGATAGTTAACAAATTAAGTGAATTTTTAGAGCAATATAAAGAACTGGATATAGATTCGATTAATAAAATAGGTTAGGAAAATAAGTTGAAGATTTTGAAAATCTTCAACTTATTTTTCTTATAATTGCATATTGTTAAAATATGTGATAGGATTTTATCTGACTTTGTGGAATGATATATATTTAACGGATTAAAGAATTTATTCATTATTTTTATAGAGGTGTAGGAAATGCATATTGTACTAATTGAACCAGAAATACCAGGAAATACGGGGAATATTGCAAGGTTATGTGCAGCTACAGGATGTGAGCTTCACTTGGTCAAACCACTTGGATTTTCTGTAGACGACAAATATCTAAAAAGAGCAGGATTAGACTATTGGAATTTGGTGAAAATTCATTATCATGAAAATTTCGCTGAAGTGCAGGGAAAATATCCTGAAGCAACGTTTTATTACAATACAACAAAGGCAAAAAAAGCATATAGTGAAATAAGTTTTCAAGTGAATGATTTTTTAGTTTTTGGCAAGGAAACAGCAGGAATTCCTGAAGATATTTTAAAGGCAAATTGGGAAAACTGTATTCGAATACCGATGATTCATGATGCAAGATCACTTAATCTTTCTAATTCAGTGGCAATTGTTGCATATGAGGCATTAAAACAATGTGGCTTCAAAGAATTATGTTAATTTTATAATAACATAGCTAAACAAATTCTATTTGCAATAAAATTAGCATAAAGATACGATAATATAAAGTGTAAAACATAAAATAAAAAGAGAAGGAATGAATTTA
This genomic interval from Selenobaculum gibii contains the following:
- a CDS encoding TM1266 family iron-only hydrogenase system putative regulator, with the translated sequence MKRFGVIGIVLENPNETAYDVNQIISQYSYLIIGRIGVPKHEEKIGLIALIIEGTTDEVGAFTGKLGNLSGVTVKSALTKKQHFKEGLSND
- the ilvD gene encoding dihydroxy-acid dehydratase, which codes for MKSDAVKKGSTRSAHRSLFYAMGYGPEDLNKPLIGVVNSFNEIIPGHIHLRTIAEAVKLGVAAAGGTPIEFPAIGVCDGIAMGHEGMKYSLASRELIADSIEAVAKAHAFDGLVLIPNCDKVVPGMIMAAARLNIPCIVVSGGPMLAGRYQGKDASVSNAFEAAGKFEAGKMSEDELADLEKSVCPGCGSCAGLFTANTMNSLTEALGLGLPGNGTIPAAYFGQRRMLAKKAGETILHLVKEDIKPKDILTKKAFENAIAVDMGIGGSSNTVLHLTAIAHEAGIDLPLSLFDEISAKTPYITKLSPGGTHHMQDLNEAGGINAVLKELSKRNIIHLDALTVTGTMEERIKYAEIVRQDVIKTVEAPYRNKGGIAILQGNLAPDCAVVKESAVTEDMLVYQGTAKCFDSEEAAIDAIVGGKIKDGDVVVIRYEGPQGGPGMREMLNPTAVITGMGLKVALITDGRFSGATRGACIGHVSPEAMVGGPIALIQDGDKIDIDIPNRKLNLIVSDEVMAKRKAAWVQPPRKITKGYLSRYARLAGSASIGAVLE
- a CDS encoding phosphohexomutase domain-containing protein, whose translation is MREIWSDLQNGTDIRGIAIEAPGKTVNLTSEKAKYIAIGFVHWISKTSKKEIGQLKIAVGMDSRLSGPEIKAAFIEGVKSQGCTIYDCHMATTPAMFMSTVMDAYQCDGSVMITASHLPYYYNGLKFFTKDGGCEKEDIKAILELASKTEVGEKTEKAVVKSVNLIGDYANLLVNIIRKGVNSKTNYDRPLTGCKIIVDAGNGAGGFFAAQVLEKLGANTEGSQFLDPDGNFPNHVPNPENNEAIESIKKAVLDTKADLGIIFDTDVDRAAVVSSDGVEVNKNALIALISSIILEEHPKSTIVTDSVTSIGLAEFIDSLGGIHHRFKRGYKNVINESKRLNQEGIASYLAIETSGHAALKENYFLDDGAYLIAKILIKMALLNEAGKSIQSLITKLKTPVESLDFRIGIKKTEFKPYGFMVLDELATFVTKVEGWSLVPNNYEGVRVNVGENCGDGWFLLRMSLHEPVLALNVESDVAGGIQMIVNKLSEFLEQYKELDIDSINKIG
- the trmL gene encoding tRNA (uridine(34)/cytosine(34)/5-carboxymethylaminomethyluridine(34)-2'-O)-methyltransferase TrmL, with protein sequence MHIVLIEPEIPGNTGNIARLCAATGCELHLVKPLGFSVDDKYLKRAGLDYWNLVKIHYHENFAEVQGKYPEATFYYNTTKAKKAYSEISFQVNDFLVFGKETAGIPEDILKANWENCIRIPMIHDARSLNLSNSVAIVAYEALKQCGFKELC